Proteins from one Juglans microcarpa x Juglans regia isolate MS1-56 chromosome 1S, Jm3101_v1.0, whole genome shotgun sequence genomic window:
- the LOC121246140 gene encoding cylicin-2-like, with translation MSRCFPFPPPGYEKKARTEDVDLLKQEKQREKKHKKEKRDREKRETDKSDGKHREKKDKKDKHRDKKKDKEKDRDKDKEKNSTPDEKRLPGQTGEKLVQKDKNKIKNNISDDKRFSGQFAGYNAKKLSESHHMAEEKKDSKFVEELGRRIKDDDRATESKLVEKFAKMDQRKDEGTAKLVAKGTGIWAEGKEKNKRVDDRKVDGQGIKGEGRFSGNSMVPSPAVVFQTRIGGISRPFEKNVERSVEETEKAKEKEGDDKWGDKRKDKDREKKSHGKDKDRDKEKKKKEKTKGKIDHKSTEHDKLKDVNKSDLISSHNAKSLQLPKDSNNSAASEKNLKKRKEVETNGVLHAGDLRPYKLARTTSSSHQISENGRILKPCQTSVLNASNRHGAASNPKADDKERKINGIIDQSSSDSKKSTFVSAQADQIAQVSAKPLHPDSKYLSEVYMVPKMGEWSDYDDQEWLFSSRDFQSEKSKVESLGVEDTPQVWDEALRIESADVCALPYVIPY, from the exons gaaaaacagagagagaagaagcataaaaaggagaaaagggacagagagaaaagagagactGATAAAAGTGATGGTAAGCATAGAGAAAAGAAAGACAAGAAGGACAAGCATAGAGATAAAAAGAAGGATAAGGAGAAGGACAGAGATAAAGATAAGGAGAAAAACAGTACCCCAGATGAGAAGAGACTTCCGGGTCAAACTGGAGAAAAACTCGTTCAAAaggataaaaacaaaattaaaaataatatttctgatGACAAAAGATTTTCTGGGCAGTTTGCAGGTTACAATGCAAAGAAACTCAGCGAGAGCCACCATATGGCAGAGGAGAAGAAGGATTCTAAATTTGTGGAGGAGTTGGGCAGGAGGATTAAAGATGATGACAGAGCAACTGAGAGCAAGTTGGTTGAGAAGTTTGCAAAAATGGATCAAAGAAAGGATGAGGGGACAGCCAAATTGGTGGCTAAAGGTACTGGCATTTGGGCTGAAGGTAAGGAGAAGAACAAGAGGGTTGATGATAGAAAGGTGGATGGTCAAGGAATTAAAGGTGAGGGAAGATTTAGTGGAAATTCAATGGTCCCGAGTCCTGCTGTGGTTTTTCAAACTAGAATTGGAGGGATTTCTAGACCGTTTGAGAAAAATGTTGAGAGAAGTGTTGAAGAGACGGAAAAGGCCAAAGAAAAGGAAGGTGATGATAAATGGGGGGATAAACGCAAGGATAAAGATCGAGAGAAAAAGAGCCATGGGAAGGATAAGGACAGggacaaagagaagaaaaagaaggagaaaacaaAGGGGAAAATTGACCATAAGAGTACAGAACACGATAAATTAAAAGATGTCAACAAGAGTGATCTTATCAGTAGCCATAATGCTAAAAGCTTACAACTTCCCAAGGACAGCAACAATAGTGCTGCTTCTGAGAAAAATCTCAAGAAACGGAAGGAAGTTGAGACAAACGGGGTTTTACATG CCGGTGATCTTAGGCCCTATAAGTTGGCAAGAACCACGTCTTCCTCCCATCAAATTTCGGAAAATGGAAGGATATTGAAACCTTGTCAAACTTCTGTCCTGAATGCTTCAAATAGGCATGGTGCAGCCAGTAATCCAAAGGCGGATGATAAGGAACGCAAGATAAATGGCATTATAGATCAGTCATCTTCTGACTCAAAGAAGTCTACGTTTGTCTCTGCACAAGCTGATCAGATTGCTCAAGTCTCTGCCAAGCCACTCCACCCAGATTCTAAATATCTAAGCGAGGTGTATATGGTACCGAAAATGGGCGAATGGTCGGATTATGATGACCAAGAATGGTTGTTTAGCAGCCGTGATTTTCAATCAGAGAAGTCCAAGGTGGAATCTTTAGGGGTTGAGGACACACCACAGGTATGGGATGAAGCTCTGAGAATAGAGTCTGCTGATGTTTGTGCCCTGCCGTATGTTATTCCCTACTGA